One Bombus pyrosoma isolate SC7728 linkage group LG7, ASM1482585v1, whole genome shotgun sequence genomic window carries:
- the LOC122569704 gene encoding transmembrane channel-like protein 3 isoform X1 — protein sequence MQENTKQEFTEKISGILRSNTASRSRVQSMSLSMQPSLQVGVTSLQSSVERSVTFVITEDEGNQRESCSNQARKEERNAIDVKNYTDMQRVSIAEEEANEDEYSASACEIMQRRSSSRRQSRRRRRPSSPFNAETEATLRRRSSVYTISSGETVISIEENGSQEQIFEKLKMHKEVLNGVKQQAWPLCRKIKLVRQAKSYVRRHEGVLQERLAHTRSTKDVIARISLFITKKWQYCRREMVNLQTWLVPWELRIKEIESHFGSAVASYFTFLRWLFWINLVMTVILTAFVAIPEMLTADQAAAGERKIMLDEEKIKSKHLLTLWEFEGILRYSPFFYGWYTNQDSGSGYRLPLAYFVTNLVIYIYSFVAILRKMAKNSRLSKLTEKDDECVFSWKLFTGWDFMIGNTETAHNRTASIVLGFKEALLEEAEKEKDERNWRIISMRVFVNTSVIALFGLSAYAVVKMVVRSSEELEQTNWWRQNEITVVLSLITYVFPSLFEILGLLESYHPRKQLRLQLARIMVLNLLNFYSLIFALFEKIDSMKQDLEYVQETINNCKYISIECDDSMKKSQQVVTLASLSLILANNVTAMQYRSELPETTLPPFSFIPASLYLNPILDEKSLEEIYNVEDYPPLDYTYDNYDDITSNELNKSASIFTENITEETNFTTQMFEQNDTFEATTIFTIFENLTEISFTNFTEETDSSSMTSIFFNESTAYSETIEERYNISTSTNTISSIITEDYNETFPTKIKEFITLSSMSSQINDTSEYYTLNTTLNTNTEYSMNTITFNRESSTESADKISTIDRSSTTLREGVISLSEKDYVTKCFEKICTTTIQNTTSSPNPLDIKARKKSRRLCWETMFGQELAKLTVMDLILSIVTTLSIDFFRAVFVRYMNNCWCWDLEKQFPQYGDFKIAENILHLVNNQGIIWMGMFFSPGLTVLNLLKLGILMYLRSWAVLTCNVPHEVVFRASRSNNFYYALLLAMLCLYILPVVYAIVWVKPSWHCGPFSGYEKIYHLATKQLTDSLPDPINKCLDYITSPGIIIPLIVLMVLIIYYMVSLINSLREANNDLKIQLRHERTEERRKLFKIVKKREELSDSSFLKWKRMLPALSKRSAKTRTAKVIDKPEVAGMIFDERKRSASEVVELTDMEQDAISHDQTQHTISESSYNEKGTINTRLTKVFHDSWESQSSDCAVIPEIRINKVEGKSECHS from the exons ATGCAGGAAAATACGAAACAGGAATTCACGGAGAAAATTTCTGGAATTTTAAGATCGAATACTGCGTCTCGATCTCGAGTACAATCGATGTCATTGTCGATGCAGCCTTCTCTACAG GTGGGAGTTACTTCTCTGCAATCATCGGTTGAACGATCAGTTACCTTTGTTATCACCGAAGACGAGGGTAATCAGAGGGAAAGTTGCTCAAATCAagcgaggaaagaagaaagaaacgccATTGACGTGAAAAACTACACCGATATGCAGAGAGTCTCTATAGCTG AGGAAGAGGCCAACGAGGATGAGTATTCTGCTTCAGCATGTGAGATCATGCAACGACGGAGTTCTAGTCGGCGACAAAGCAGACGGAGACGTCGTCCATCCTCTCCTTTCAACGCCGAGACTGAAGCCACGCTACGTCGAAGATCTTCCGTTTACACTATAAGTTCCGGAGA AACGGTGATCTCCATTGAAGAAAACGGAAGTCAAGAAcagatatttgaaaagttgaaaatgcACAAAGAAGTGTTGAATGGAGTGAAGCAACAAGCTTGGCCACTTTGTCGGAAGATTAAATTAGTACGACAAGCAAAATCCTACGTTAGAAGACATGAGGGAGTTCTTCAGGAAAGACTGGCTCACACTCGCAGCACGAAAGACGTTATTGCTCGGATTTCCCTGTTTATTACCAag aaatgGCAATACTGTCGGAGAGAGATGGTTAACCTTCAAACATGGTTGGTGCCATGGGAACTTCGTATAAAGGAAATCGAATCACATTTTGGTTCAGCAGTGGCTTCGTATTTTACCTTTCTTCGTTGGTTGTTTTGGATTAACCTTGTCATGACAGTTATTCTTACTGCTTTTGTGGCCATTCCTGAG ATGCTCACAGCAGACCAAGCAGCAGCAGGGGAGCGGAAGATAATGCTTGATGAAGAGAAGATAAAATCGAAGCACTTATTAACTCTGTGGGAATTCGAGGGGATCTTAAGGTACTCGCCGTTCTTTTATGGCTGGTACACGAATCAAGATTCTGGAAGCGGTTACAGATTACCTCTAGCTTATTTCGTCACCAATTTGGTCATTTATATCTACAGTTTCGTCGCCATATTACGCAA AATGGCAAAAAATTCACGATTGAGCAAACTCACGGAGAAAGACGACGAGTGCGTGTTTTCTTGGAAGTTATTCACTGGATGGGACTTCATGATTGGAAATACTGAAACTGCGCACAATAGGACGGCGAGCATCGTTCTTGGATTTAAAGAAGCTTTGTTGGAGGaagctgaaaaagaaaaagatgaaaggaA TTGGAGGATTATATCAATGAGGGTCTTCGTAAACACATCTGTGATTGCATTATTCGGATTGTCAGCGTATGCCGTGGTAAAGATGGTCGTACGAAGTTCTGAGGAACTCGAACAGACCAATTGGTGGCGTCAAAACGAAATTACGGTCGTATTGTCCCTGATCACTTACGTGTTCCCGTCGTTGTTTGAGATATTGGGACTACTGGAGAGCTATCATCCTAGGAAACAGCTGCGTTTGCAGCTTGCACG AATAATGGTTCTCAATTTATTGAACTTTTATTCACTAATATTCGCATTGTTTGAGAAGATCGATTCAATG AAGCAAGATTTAGAATATGTTcaagaaacaattaataactGCAAATACATATCTATTGAATGTGATGATAGTATGAAGAAATCACAACAGGTCGTGACATTAGCATCCTTAAGTTTAATCTTGGCAAACAATGTCACTGCAATGCAGTATAGAAGTGAACTTCCTGAAACAA cACTGCCACCGTTTTCATTCATACCCGCAAGTCTGTATCTGAACCCGATACTCGATGAAAAATCCCtggaagaaatatacaatgtcGAAGATTATCCTCCTCTGGATTACACATACGATAATTACGACGATATTACATCAAACGAATTGAACAAATCTGCATCCATTTTCACCGAAAATATAACTGAAGAGACAAATTTTACAACGCAAATGTTTGAACAAAATGATACATTTGAAGCAACCACCATTTTCACTATCTTCGAAAATCTcacagaaatttcttttacaaatttcactGAAGAAACTGATAGTTCTTCTATGACTAGTATTTTCTTCAACGAATCTACAGCTTATAGCGAAACAATTgaagaaagatataatataagtacAAGTACAAATACTATTTCTAGCATCATTACTGAAGATTACAATGAAACTTTTCCCacgaagataaaagaatttatcacATTATCATCTATGTCATCACAAATAAATGATACATCTGAGTATTACACACTGAATACAACATTGAATACAAACACTGAATATTCGATGAAcacaattacatttaatagaGAATCTAGTACAGAAAGTGCTGATAAAATTTCCACTATCGATCGTTCCTCGACAACGTTACGTGAAGGTGTAATATCTCTCTCAGAAAAGGACTACGTCacaaaatgttttgaaaagaTTTGCACAACAACTATACAGAATACAA CCTCTTCACCGAATCCGTTAGACATAAAAGCTCGGAAAAAGTCTCGTCGTTTGTGCTGGGAAACGATGTTTGGTCAAGAACTTGCTAAGCTCACCGTCATGGACTtg ATACTCAGCATTGTGACCACGCTTAGTATAGATTTCTTCCGTGCAGTTTTTGTACGATACATGAATAATTGTTGGTGTTGGGACCTAGAAAAGCAATTTCCTCAGTATGGTGATTTTAAGATTGCTGAAAATATACTTCATTTGGTAAATAATCAAGGAATTATTTGGATGGGGATGTTCTTCAGCCCAGGATTAACAGTCCTGAATCTTCTAAAACTTGGAATTCTTATGTATTTAAGATCCTGGGCTGTTCTTACCTGTAATGTCCCCCATGAAGTAGTTTTTCGGGCCTCtag ATCCAATAACTTTTACTATGCTCTGTTGTTAGCCAtgttatgtttatatattctaCCTGTTGTCTACGCCATAGTTTGGGTTAAACCATCCTGGCATTGTGGTCCATTCTCTGGTTACGAGAAAATTTACCATTTAGCAACTAAACAGCTCACTGACTCTCTTCCTGATCCAATTAACAA GTGCCTTGATTACATTACTTCACCTGGCATAATAATTCCACTAATTGTTCTTATGGTactcattatttattacatggTCTCATTAATTAACTCTTTAAGAGAAGCTAATAATGATTTAAAG ATACAACTGCGTCATGAACGTACTGAGGAACGacggaaattatttaaaatagtgaagaagagagaagaactGTCTGACTCGTCCTTTCtgaaatggaaaagaatgTTACCAGCTTTATCTAAGAGATCGGCAAAAACAAGAACTGCAAAAG TTATAGATAAACCAGAAGTTGCAGGAATGATCTTCGATGAAAGGAAACGTTCAGCTTCGGAAGTAGTAGAGTTAACAGATATGGAACAGGATGCGATATCACACGATCAGACGCAACATACAATTTCTGAAAGCAGTTACAATGAAAAAGGAACAATTAATACCAG ATTGACGAAAGTTTTCCACGATTCTTGGGAATCACAATCCAGTGACTGTGCCGTAATACCAGAGATTCGCATAAACAAGGTCGAGGGGAAGTCAGAGTGTCATTCTTGA
- the LOC122569704 gene encoding transmembrane channel-like protein 3 isoform X5 — protein MQENTKQEFTEKISGILRSNTASRSRVQSMSLSMQPSLQVGVTSLQSSVERSVTFVITEDEGNQRESCSNQARKEERNAIDVKNYTDMQRVSIAEEEANEDEYSASACEIMQRRSSSRRQSRRRRRPSSPFNAETEATLRRRSSVYTISSGETVISIEENGSQEQIFEKLKMHKEVLNGVKQQAWPLCRKIKLVRQAKSYVRRHEGVLQERLAHTRSTKDVIARISLFITKKWQYCRREMVNLQTWLVPWELRIKEIESHFGSAVASYFTFLRWLFWINLVMTVILTAFVAIPEMLTADQAAAGERKIMLDEEKIKSKHLLTLWEFEGILRYSPFFYGWYTNQDSGSGYRLPLAYFVTNLVIYIYSFVAILRKMAKNSRLSKLTEKDDECVFSWKLFTGWDFMIGNTETAHNRTASIVLGFKEALLEEAEKEKDERNWRIISMRVFVNTSVIALFGLSAYAVVKMVVRSSEELEQTNWWRQNEITVVLSLITYVFPSLFEILGLLESYHPRKQLRLQLARIMVLNLLNFYSLIFALFEKIDSMKQDLEYVQETINNCKYISIECDDSMKKSQQVVTLASLSLILANNVTAMQYRSELPETTSSPNPLDIKARKKSRRLCWETMFGQELAKLTVMDLILSIVTTLSIDFFRAVFVRYMNNCWCWDLEKQFPQYGDFKIAENILHLVNNQGIIWMGMFFSPGLTVLNLLKLGILMYLRSWAVLTCNVPHEVVFRASRSNNFYYALLLAMLCLYILPVVYAIVWVKPSWHCGPFSGYEKIYHLATKQLTDSLPDPINKCLDYITSPGIIIPLIVLMVLIIYYMVSLINSLREANNDLKIQLRHERTEERRKLFKIVKKREELSDSSFLKWKRMLPALSKRSAKTRTAKVIDKPEVAGMIFDERKRSASEVVELTDMEQDAISHDQTQHTISESSYNEKGTINTRLTKVFHDSWESQSSDCAVIPEIRINKVEGKSECHS, from the exons ATGCAGGAAAATACGAAACAGGAATTCACGGAGAAAATTTCTGGAATTTTAAGATCGAATACTGCGTCTCGATCTCGAGTACAATCGATGTCATTGTCGATGCAGCCTTCTCTACAG GTGGGAGTTACTTCTCTGCAATCATCGGTTGAACGATCAGTTACCTTTGTTATCACCGAAGACGAGGGTAATCAGAGGGAAAGTTGCTCAAATCAagcgaggaaagaagaaagaaacgccATTGACGTGAAAAACTACACCGATATGCAGAGAGTCTCTATAGCTG AGGAAGAGGCCAACGAGGATGAGTATTCTGCTTCAGCATGTGAGATCATGCAACGACGGAGTTCTAGTCGGCGACAAAGCAGACGGAGACGTCGTCCATCCTCTCCTTTCAACGCCGAGACTGAAGCCACGCTACGTCGAAGATCTTCCGTTTACACTATAAGTTCCGGAGA AACGGTGATCTCCATTGAAGAAAACGGAAGTCAAGAAcagatatttgaaaagttgaaaatgcACAAAGAAGTGTTGAATGGAGTGAAGCAACAAGCTTGGCCACTTTGTCGGAAGATTAAATTAGTACGACAAGCAAAATCCTACGTTAGAAGACATGAGGGAGTTCTTCAGGAAAGACTGGCTCACACTCGCAGCACGAAAGACGTTATTGCTCGGATTTCCCTGTTTATTACCAag aaatgGCAATACTGTCGGAGAGAGATGGTTAACCTTCAAACATGGTTGGTGCCATGGGAACTTCGTATAAAGGAAATCGAATCACATTTTGGTTCAGCAGTGGCTTCGTATTTTACCTTTCTTCGTTGGTTGTTTTGGATTAACCTTGTCATGACAGTTATTCTTACTGCTTTTGTGGCCATTCCTGAG ATGCTCACAGCAGACCAAGCAGCAGCAGGGGAGCGGAAGATAATGCTTGATGAAGAGAAGATAAAATCGAAGCACTTATTAACTCTGTGGGAATTCGAGGGGATCTTAAGGTACTCGCCGTTCTTTTATGGCTGGTACACGAATCAAGATTCTGGAAGCGGTTACAGATTACCTCTAGCTTATTTCGTCACCAATTTGGTCATTTATATCTACAGTTTCGTCGCCATATTACGCAA AATGGCAAAAAATTCACGATTGAGCAAACTCACGGAGAAAGACGACGAGTGCGTGTTTTCTTGGAAGTTATTCACTGGATGGGACTTCATGATTGGAAATACTGAAACTGCGCACAATAGGACGGCGAGCATCGTTCTTGGATTTAAAGAAGCTTTGTTGGAGGaagctgaaaaagaaaaagatgaaaggaA TTGGAGGATTATATCAATGAGGGTCTTCGTAAACACATCTGTGATTGCATTATTCGGATTGTCAGCGTATGCCGTGGTAAAGATGGTCGTACGAAGTTCTGAGGAACTCGAACAGACCAATTGGTGGCGTCAAAACGAAATTACGGTCGTATTGTCCCTGATCACTTACGTGTTCCCGTCGTTGTTTGAGATATTGGGACTACTGGAGAGCTATCATCCTAGGAAACAGCTGCGTTTGCAGCTTGCACG AATAATGGTTCTCAATTTATTGAACTTTTATTCACTAATATTCGCATTGTTTGAGAAGATCGATTCAATG AAGCAAGATTTAGAATATGTTcaagaaacaattaataactGCAAATACATATCTATTGAATGTGATGATAGTATGAAGAAATCACAACAGGTCGTGACATTAGCATCCTTAAGTTTAATCTTGGCAAACAATGTCACTGCAATGCAGTATAGAAGTGAACTTCCTGAAACAA CCTCTTCACCGAATCCGTTAGACATAAAAGCTCGGAAAAAGTCTCGTCGTTTGTGCTGGGAAACGATGTTTGGTCAAGAACTTGCTAAGCTCACCGTCATGGACTtg ATACTCAGCATTGTGACCACGCTTAGTATAGATTTCTTCCGTGCAGTTTTTGTACGATACATGAATAATTGTTGGTGTTGGGACCTAGAAAAGCAATTTCCTCAGTATGGTGATTTTAAGATTGCTGAAAATATACTTCATTTGGTAAATAATCAAGGAATTATTTGGATGGGGATGTTCTTCAGCCCAGGATTAACAGTCCTGAATCTTCTAAAACTTGGAATTCTTATGTATTTAAGATCCTGGGCTGTTCTTACCTGTAATGTCCCCCATGAAGTAGTTTTTCGGGCCTCtag ATCCAATAACTTTTACTATGCTCTGTTGTTAGCCAtgttatgtttatatattctaCCTGTTGTCTACGCCATAGTTTGGGTTAAACCATCCTGGCATTGTGGTCCATTCTCTGGTTACGAGAAAATTTACCATTTAGCAACTAAACAGCTCACTGACTCTCTTCCTGATCCAATTAACAA GTGCCTTGATTACATTACTTCACCTGGCATAATAATTCCACTAATTGTTCTTATGGTactcattatttattacatggTCTCATTAATTAACTCTTTAAGAGAAGCTAATAATGATTTAAAG ATACAACTGCGTCATGAACGTACTGAGGAACGacggaaattatttaaaatagtgaagaagagagaagaactGTCTGACTCGTCCTTTCtgaaatggaaaagaatgTTACCAGCTTTATCTAAGAGATCGGCAAAAACAAGAACTGCAAAAG TTATAGATAAACCAGAAGTTGCAGGAATGATCTTCGATGAAAGGAAACGTTCAGCTTCGGAAGTAGTAGAGTTAACAGATATGGAACAGGATGCGATATCACACGATCAGACGCAACATACAATTTCTGAAAGCAGTTACAATGAAAAAGGAACAATTAATACCAG ATTGACGAAAGTTTTCCACGATTCTTGGGAATCACAATCCAGTGACTGTGCCGTAATACCAGAGATTCGCATAAACAAGGTCGAGGGGAAGTCAGAGTGTCATTCTTGA